Proteins encoded by one window of Halorubrum ruber:
- a CDS encoding AzlD domain-containing protein has product MTDALAGVVASPRAWVAIVVIGVVTYGIRLSFIHLFGRIDGVPTRVQRPLRYVPPAVLAALVLPDLVTLRPSVAATLLDERLIAGAVAGAVAWRTENVFATIATGMVTLWLFRFVVFA; this is encoded by the coding sequence GTGACCGACGCGCTCGCCGGGGTCGTCGCCTCGCCGCGCGCTTGGGTCGCCATCGTCGTCATCGGCGTCGTCACCTACGGGATTCGGCTCTCCTTCATCCACCTGTTCGGGCGGATCGACGGGGTCCCGACGCGCGTTCAGCGGCCGCTGCGGTACGTCCCCCCGGCCGTCCTCGCGGCGCTCGTCCTCCCCGACCTCGTGACGCTGCGCCCCTCTGTCGCCGCGACCCTCCTCGACGAGCGGCTGATCGCGGGCGCCGTCGCCGGCGCCGTCGCGTGGCGGACGGAGAACGTGTTCGCGACCATCGCGACCGGGATGGTCACGCTGTGGCTCTTCCGGTTCGTCGTGTTCGCGTGA
- a CDS encoding aldehyde ferredoxin oxidoreductase family protein, whose amino-acid sequence MTEMGGYRDRVAQVDLGGGEVSYRGIDDEDAEKYIGARGLGVKYVFDKGPDVDPLGPENRLAFMTGPLTGTQTVMSGRIALVTKSPLTGTVTDSHHGGWSGARLKWAGLDGILLDGASDEPVYLFVEDGDVEVRDASHLWGQGVHDTIDQLGEEVDGKVGRDVSVMAIGQGGENEVRYGCVINEDDRASGRGGTGAVMGSKNVKAVVVKSGTDMPKPADPETFQEGYQQAMEVIRESDVTAPNEGGLSMYGTNVLMNATEEMDGLPTKNAQHTSTEAYSETDGIDVQAERVSGENVRENILVDEPTCHSCPVACKKEVEVDVTHKGEDLNVRMESYEYESAWALGPNSGHDDRDEIAVMLDRCNDLGIDTIETGNMMAMAMEMSEEGKLEGVGHLDWGDSETMIDLIEEIGHRSSDLGDLLAEGPERVADAKDAHGNKLSVKGQTMAAYDPRCMKGMGIAYATSNRGACHLRGYTPAAEILGIPEKVDPYEWEGKGELTATFQDLHAVSDSFDICKFSAFAEGIEEYVLQYNGMTGRDLSEDELFEAGERVYNLERYFNNLAGFDGADDTLPNRFIEGHPDAIPGTGASEGELVELDQLKAEYYETRDWVDGVVPDEKLEELGIDIGPGTGVSAGDSAAPADD is encoded by the coding sequence ATGACTGAAATGGGCGGCTACAGAGACCGTGTGGCACAGGTCGATCTCGGCGGTGGCGAGGTCAGCTACCGCGGGATCGACGACGAGGACGCGGAGAAGTACATCGGCGCGCGCGGGCTCGGCGTCAAGTACGTCTTCGATAAGGGTCCCGACGTGGACCCGCTCGGACCGGAGAACCGACTGGCGTTCATGACGGGGCCGCTGACGGGTACCCAGACCGTGATGAGCGGTCGGATCGCCTTGGTGACGAAGTCCCCGCTGACGGGGACGGTCACCGACTCGCACCACGGCGGCTGGTCCGGCGCGCGGCTCAAGTGGGCCGGGCTCGACGGCATCCTGCTCGACGGCGCGAGCGACGAGCCGGTCTACCTGTTCGTCGAGGACGGCGACGTGGAGGTACGCGACGCCTCCCACCTCTGGGGCCAGGGCGTCCACGACACGATCGACCAGCTCGGCGAGGAGGTCGACGGGAAGGTCGGCCGCGACGTCTCCGTGATGGCGATCGGCCAGGGCGGCGAGAACGAGGTGCGCTACGGCTGCGTCATCAACGAGGACGACCGCGCCTCGGGCCGCGGCGGCACCGGCGCCGTGATGGGCTCGAAGAACGTGAAGGCGGTCGTCGTGAAGTCGGGCACCGACATGCCCAAGCCCGCCGACCCGGAGACCTTCCAGGAGGGCTACCAGCAGGCGATGGAGGTCATCCGCGAGTCCGACGTCACCGCGCCCAACGAGGGCGGGCTCTCGATGTACGGGACGAACGTCCTGATGAACGCGACCGAGGAGATGGACGGGCTCCCGACGAAGAACGCGCAGCACACCTCCACGGAGGCGTACAGCGAGACCGACGGCATCGACGTGCAGGCCGAGCGCGTCTCCGGCGAGAACGTCCGCGAGAACATCCTCGTCGACGAGCCGACCTGTCACTCCTGTCCGGTGGCGTGTAAGAAGGAGGTCGAGGTCGACGTGACCCACAAGGGCGAGGACCTGAACGTCCGCATGGAGTCGTACGAGTACGAGTCCGCGTGGGCACTCGGCCCGAACTCCGGCCACGACGACCGCGACGAGATCGCGGTCATGCTCGACCGGTGTAACGACCTCGGCATCGACACCATCGAGACGGGCAACATGATGGCGATGGCGATGGAGATGAGCGAGGAGGGCAAACTGGAGGGCGTCGGCCACCTCGACTGGGGCGACTCCGAGACGATGATCGACCTCATCGAGGAGATCGGCCACCGCTCCAGCGACCTCGGCGACCTCCTCGCGGAGGGCCCCGAGCGCGTCGCCGACGCGAAGGACGCGCACGGCAACAAGCTCTCCGTCAAGGGCCAGACGATGGCCGCCTACGACCCGCGCTGCATGAAGGGCATGGGGATCGCGTACGCGACCTCCAACCGCGGCGCCTGCCACCTGCGCGGGTACACGCCGGCCGCCGAGATCCTCGGCATCCCGGAGAAGGTCGACCCGTACGAGTGGGAGGGGAAAGGCGAGCTCACCGCCACCTTCCAGGACCTCCACGCGGTGTCGGACTCGTTCGACATCTGTAAGTTCAGCGCGTTCGCGGAGGGAATCGAGGAGTACGTGCTCCAGTACAACGGCATGACCGGCCGCGACCTCTCGGAGGACGAGCTGTTCGAGGCCGGCGAGCGCGTGTACAACCTCGAACGCTACTTCAACAACCTCGCCGGCTTCGACGGCGCGGACGACACGCTGCCGAACCGGTTCATCGAGGGGCACCCGGACGCCATTCCCGGCACGGGCGCCAGCGAGGGCGAACTCGTCGAACTCGACCAGCTGAAGGCCGAGTACTACGAGACCCGCGACTGGGTCGACGGCGTCGTCCCCGACGAGAAGCTCGAGGAGCTCGGCATCGACATCGGCCCCGGAACCGGCGTTTCCGCCGGCGACTCCGCGGCACCGGCCGACGACTGA
- a CDS encoding bifunctional metallophosphatase/5'-nucleotidase, with protein MLRAGGIVLGGSLVSGSATAAGGDGSTTLTLLSYNDIQTAAAEDKKFPRLVTLIEQRRAAADGPVVVVGGGDEVGPHALSPISQWRAPVDVLNKVGPDADVIGNHEFDYGFDAISNVTEDSEFPWLATNLVDSETGEAFDGTESERIVERGGVKVGLIGLADEGATTGKTNIDFEAEGVTIEDFTETGPAEAKRLKEEEDVDAVVALAHTGIDDAENLAEADADDDIDVVVVGDDEQFYPPEAVDGSIISEARARAAYLSEIELTIEGGEVTAFDGQLIEVTDDIEKDPTASSIINDYRADVGLDEVIVEAETPLDATFGSNYHRETGYGNLITDAMRDRAEADVAITNAGGIRSDSVYGPGEITGGDIFNTLPFPNTLVTVELTGEELVETLASQIVTLESGTGQDLGEEISQQTSGVRFEWVPHEGVDEQIRDVRVGGEPLDPDGTYDVAVNSFMANGGSGYPLEDKPVIEATDELLVTLVVDYLRERDTVAPEPEGRAQRVDRDLPDASVTVDGNGKVVTQFDAPDDVQSVADDTVAVWTPDGEHVDAEHVAFGEGDETLVVRLDDGDLADTIEDAADGDEVSLNLYAEYESSEYDHVYFERSRLNADVAATVRRRGRGASGRGRAAPPGR; from the coding sequence GTGCTTCGAGCGGGAGGAATCGTACTCGGCGGGTCGCTCGTTTCCGGGTCGGCGACGGCCGCGGGCGGCGACGGGTCGACGACGCTGACGCTTCTGTCGTACAACGACATTCAGACCGCGGCCGCGGAGGACAAGAAGTTCCCGCGGTTAGTGACGCTCATCGAACAGCGCCGGGCGGCGGCCGACGGCCCCGTCGTCGTGGTCGGCGGCGGCGACGAGGTGGGACCGCACGCGCTCAGCCCGATCTCGCAGTGGCGCGCGCCGGTGGACGTCCTCAACAAGGTCGGGCCGGACGCCGACGTGATCGGCAACCACGAGTTCGACTACGGCTTCGACGCCATCTCGAACGTCACGGAAGACTCCGAGTTCCCGTGGCTCGCCACGAACCTCGTCGACAGCGAGACGGGCGAGGCGTTCGACGGCACCGAGTCGGAGCGGATCGTCGAGCGCGGCGGCGTCAAGGTCGGCCTCATCGGCCTCGCCGACGAGGGCGCGACGACCGGGAAGACGAACATCGACTTCGAGGCGGAGGGCGTCACTATCGAGGACTTCACCGAGACCGGCCCCGCCGAGGCGAAGCGGCTCAAGGAAGAGGAGGACGTTGACGCCGTCGTCGCGCTCGCGCACACCGGGATCGACGACGCGGAGAACCTCGCCGAGGCCGACGCGGACGACGATATCGACGTCGTGGTCGTCGGCGACGACGAGCAGTTCTACCCGCCCGAGGCGGTCGACGGGTCGATCATCTCCGAGGCGCGAGCCCGCGCGGCCTACCTCAGCGAGATCGAACTGACGATCGAGGGCGGCGAGGTGACCGCGTTTGACGGGCAGTTGATCGAGGTCACCGACGACATCGAGAAGGACCCGACCGCGTCGAGCATCATCAACGACTACCGCGCGGACGTGGGGCTCGACGAGGTGATCGTGGAGGCCGAGACGCCGCTCGACGCGACGTTCGGCTCGAACTACCACCGCGAGACCGGCTACGGCAACCTGATCACGGACGCGATGCGCGACCGCGCCGAGGCCGACGTCGCGATCACGAACGCGGGCGGTATCCGCTCGGACTCGGTGTACGGACCCGGCGAGATCACCGGCGGCGACATCTTCAACACGCTGCCGTTCCCGAACACGCTCGTCACGGTCGAGCTGACGGGCGAGGAGCTGGTCGAGACCTTAGCGAGCCAGATCGTTACGCTGGAGAGCGGCACCGGACAGGACCTCGGCGAGGAGATCTCTCAACAGACCAGCGGCGTGCGCTTCGAGTGGGTCCCCCACGAGGGCGTCGACGAGCAGATTCGGGACGTGCGCGTCGGCGGTGAGCCGCTCGACCCCGACGGGACCTACGATGTCGCCGTCAACAGCTTCATGGCCAACGGCGGGAGCGGCTACCCGCTCGAAGACAAGCCCGTGATCGAGGCGACCGACGAGCTGCTGGTGACGCTCGTCGTCGACTACCTGCGAGAGCGCGACACCGTCGCGCCGGAGCCCGAGGGTCGGGCGCAGCGCGTCGACCGCGACCTCCCCGACGCGTCGGTCACCGTCGACGGGAACGGCAAGGTCGTCACCCAGTTCGACGCGCCCGACGATGTCCAGTCGGTCGCCGACGACACCGTCGCCGTGTGGACGCCCGACGGCGAGCACGTCGACGCGGAGCACGTCGCCTTCGGCGAGGGAGACGAGACCCTCGTCGTCCGCCTCGACGACGGCGACCTCGCGGACACGATCGAAGACGCGGCCGACGGCGACGAAGTCTCGCTTAACCTCTACGCCGAGTACGAGTCGAGCGAGTACGACCACGTTTACTTCGAGCGCTCGCGGCTGAACGCCGACGTGGCGGCGACCGTGCGACGTCGGGGTCGCGGCGCTTCCGGACGCGGCCGCGCCGCTCCGCCCGGGCGCTGA
- a CDS encoding AzlC family ABC transporter permease, producing MARSVLDEDLLAGVRDVSPLMLGIAPFALVAGIATVDAGLGLAEAVGMSVIVFAGASQLAALELLGENAPLAVVVGTAVVINLRMLMYSASIAPHFADYGRRLRAGLAYLLTDQAYALSVAEFDENPDRSRWRYYLGAAASLWIVWQIGTVAGVVLGAGVPDAWGLTFAVPLVFLALLVPAMKDRPTTVAGVAGGTVAVVAAGLPLNLGLLVGALCGIAAGLVTEVTAS from the coding sequence GTGGCCCGCTCCGTTCTCGACGAGGACCTGTTAGCCGGCGTGCGGGACGTCTCGCCGCTAATGTTAGGCATCGCGCCGTTCGCGCTCGTCGCCGGCATCGCGACGGTCGACGCCGGGCTCGGCCTCGCAGAGGCGGTCGGGATGTCCGTGATCGTGTTCGCGGGCGCCTCGCAGCTGGCGGCGCTGGAGCTGCTCGGCGAGAACGCGCCCCTCGCGGTCGTCGTCGGCACGGCGGTCGTGATCAACCTCCGGATGCTGATGTACTCGGCCTCCATCGCGCCGCACTTCGCCGACTACGGGCGTCGCCTCCGCGCGGGACTCGCGTACCTGCTCACCGACCAGGCGTACGCGCTCTCGGTCGCCGAGTTCGACGAGAACCCGGACCGCAGCCGGTGGCGCTACTACCTCGGCGCGGCCGCGTCGCTGTGGATCGTCTGGCAGATCGGGACGGTCGCCGGCGTCGTCCTCGGCGCCGGCGTCCCCGACGCGTGGGGCCTCACGTTCGCGGTGCCGCTCGTCTTCCTCGCGCTCCTCGTCCCCGCGATGAAGGACCGGCCGACCACCGTCGCGGGCGTCGCGGGCGGCACGGTCGCGGTGGTCGCGGCCGGGCTCCCGCTCAACCTCGGACTGCTCGTCGGCGCGCTGTGCGGGATCGCGGCCGGCCTGGTGACGGAGGTGACGGCGTCGTGA